A region from the Dinoroseobacter shibae DFL 12 = DSM 16493 genome encodes:
- the scpB gene encoding SMC-Scp complex subunit ScpB: MPPDGPAESLFEAPPMGDQERMVEAILFATAEPVTVRALQARMPHGCDAAEALTRLRKRYEGRGVHVVRVGDAWAMRTAPDLGFLMQNEVTETRKLSRAAIETLAIIAYHQPVTRAEIEEIRGVSVSRGTLDQLIELEWVRFGRRRMTPGRPTTFVATQTFLDQFGLESARDLPGLSDLRAAGLLESRPLPGAENLEEDGEDEDQSEMFEE, encoded by the coding sequence ATGCCCCCCGACGGCCCCGCCGAGAGCCTGTTCGAGGCCCCGCCCATGGGTGACCAGGAACGCATGGTCGAGGCGATCCTCTTTGCCACCGCCGAACCGGTGACCGTCCGCGCCCTGCAGGCCCGTATGCCCCATGGTTGCGACGCGGCAGAGGCCCTGACCCGCCTGCGCAAACGCTACGAGGGGCGCGGGGTCCATGTGGTCCGCGTCGGCGACGCCTGGGCCATGCGCACCGCGCCCGACCTCGGGTTTTTGATGCAGAACGAGGTGACCGAGACCCGCAAGCTCAGCCGCGCGGCCATCGAAACCCTCGCCATCATCGCCTACCACCAGCCCGTCACCCGCGCCGAGATCGAGGAGATCCGCGGCGTCTCGGTCTCGCGCGGCACGCTGGATCAGTTGATCGAGCTGGAATGGGTGCGCTTCGGGCGCAGGCGGATGACGCCGGGCCGCCCGACGACCTTCGTGGCCACGCAAACCTTTCTCGATCAGTTCGGCCTCGAATCGGCGCGCGACCTGCCCGGGCTGTCGGACCTGCGCGCGGCGGGCTTGCTCGAAAGCCGCCCGCTGCCGGGGGCCGAAAACCTTGAGGAGGACGGGGAGGACGAAGATCAAAGCGAGATGTTCGAGGAGTAA